A window of Cryptomeria japonica chromosome 3, Sugi_1.0, whole genome shotgun sequence contains these coding sequences:
- the LOC131068888 gene encoding probable pectate lyase 18 — protein sequence MASSRALQPLLLLLALFLFKSEMAKSIRTPANMTKAENGVKYHVEKPELVAQMVERTLNASRRKLSSCGTGNPIDDCWRCDPNWVNNRNRLADCAIGFGKNAIGGQNGRFYIVTDPNDDDPVNPRPGTLRHAVIQTEPLWIIFQRDMVIQLKEELIMNSYKTIDGRGANVHIANGACITIQYVTNIIIHGIHIHDCKPAGNTNVRSSPTHYGYRTRSDGDGISIFGSSAIWVDHCSLSSCADGLIDAIMGSTAITISNSFFTHHDKVMLLGHSDAYTQDVKMQVTVAFNHFGEGLVQRMPRCRHGYFHVVNNDYTHWEMYAIGGSANPTINSQGNRFLAPDYRFHKEVTKHEDSTQGNWRSVGDLMLNGAFFTASGAGASSSYAKASSMAARPSSIVGSITASSGVLTCRKGSSC from the exons ATGGCCAGCAGTCGAGCCTTGCAGCCGTTGCTTCTCTTACTTGCTTTGTTTTTATTCAAGTCAGAGATGGCGAAATCAATTAGAACTCCTGCAAATATGACGAAGGCTGAAAATGGTGTTAAATATCATGTTGAGAAGCCAGAGCTTGTAGCACAAATGGTAGAAAG GACTCTGAATGCTTCGAGAAGGAAGCTGAGCTCATGCGGAACGGGGAACCCCATTGACGATTGTTGGCGTTGTGATCCCAACTGGGTTAATAACAGAAATAGACTGGCTGACTGTGCCATCGGATTTGGCAAAAACGCCATTGGAGGTCAGAATGGTAGGTTTTATATAGTTACAGATCCAAATGATGATGACCCCGTGAATCCTCGACCCGGCACTCTGCGGCACGCTGTTATTCAAACCGAGCCTCTCTGGATTATTTTCCAAAGAGATATGGTTATTCAGCTCAAGGAGGAGCTCATCATGAATAGTTATAAGACTATTGATGGTAGAGGAGCCAACGTTCATATAGCAAATGGAGCTTGCATTACAATTCAGTATGTGACCAATATCATCATACATGGCATCCATATCCACGACTGTAAGCCTGCAGGAAATACAAATGTGAGGAGCTCACCCACTCATTACGGGTACAGGACCAGGAGTGACGGAGATGGGATTTCCATCTTTGGATCAAGCGCAATTTGGGTAGACCACTGTTCATTGTCAAGTTGTGCAGATGGGCTGATCGACGCCATAATGGGGTCCACTGCTATAACCATTTCAAACAGCTTTTTCACTCACCATGACAAG gTGATGCTCCTCGGACACAGTGACGCCTATACCCAGGACGTCAAAATGCAAGTAACAGTTGCATTCAACCACTTTGGAGAAGGACTTGTTCAGCGTATGCCCAG ATGCCGACATGGATACTTCCATGTGGTGAACAATGATTACACCCACTGGGAAATGTATGCAATCGGGGGAAGTGCAAACCCCACCATTAACAGCCAAGGCAACAGATTCCTTGCTCCTGATTATCGATTCCACAAGGAG GTGACAAAGCACGAAGATTCAACACAAGGCAATTGGAGATCAGTGGGAGATCTAATGTTAAATGGGGCATTCTTCACAGCATCAGGGGCTGGAGCATCCTCAAGCTATGCCAAAGCTTCGAGTATGGCAGCAAGGCCTTCTTCTATTGTGGGCTCTATCACTGCAAGTTCAGGTGTTCTCACCTGCAGAAAAGGTTCCAGCTGTTAG